In the Drosophila biarmipes strain raj3 chromosome X, RU_DBia_V1.1, whole genome shotgun sequence genome, one interval contains:
- the LOC108023318 gene encoding uncharacterized protein LOC108023318, which yields MANFIKTEDQVKISEIVEKLVKQNSKRYAKEEDNLSVPCSSRDVMLKCPELSGIQAVSDLDPLVPRAGSAHTYRTGQLLTIGRRVASRMVDPSGHREMLGNRCQLDERLRSAGIYHNRLGNPYGLAAELEEGGHGDTDPGKPTTSLGSMA from the coding sequence ATGGCCAATTTCATAAAGACCGAAGATCAGGTGAAGATCAGCGAGATCGTGGAAAAATTGGTCAAGCAAAATTCCAAACGCTATGCCAAGGAAGAAGACAACCTGAGTGTCCCGTGTTCCTCCCGGGATGTGATGCTCAAGTGCCCGGAACTGTCGGGCATTCAGGCAGTTTCCGACCTCGATCCGTTGGTCCCTCGAGCCGGGTCCGCGCATACCTACCGCACGGGTCAGCTGCTGACCATCGGTCGCCGGGTGGCCAGCCGCATGGTGGATCCGAGTGGCCACCGCGAGATGCTGGGCAATCGCTGCCAACTGGACGAGCGCCTCCGCTCCGCCGGAATCTACCACAATCGCCTGGGCAACCCGTACGGACTGGCTGCCGAACTGGAGGAGGGTGGTCACGGTGACACCGACCCCGGCAAGCCCACCACATCCTTGGGATCCATGGCCTGA
- the LOC108023284 gene encoding putative odorant receptor 92a: MLFRKRKPKGDDEVVTFDELTKFPMTFYKTIGEDLYSDRDPNVVRRYLLRFYLVLGFLNFNAYVVGEIAYFIVHIMSTTTLLEATAVAPCIGFSFMADFKQFGLTVNRKRLVKLLDDLKEMYPEDKESQRRYQVPYYRKHMNSVMTLFTILCMTYTSSFSFYPAIKSTVKYYLMGSEIFERNYGFHILFPYDAETDLTVYWFSYWGLAHCAYVAGVSYVCVDLLLITTITQLTMHFNFIANDLEAYDGGEHTDEENIKYLHELVVYHARALDLSEEVNNIFSFLILWNFIAASLVICFAGFQITASNVEDIVLYFIFFSASLVQVFVVCYYGDEMISSSSRIGHSAFNQNWLPCSTKYKRILKFIIARSQKPASIRPPTFPPISFNTFMKVISMSYQFFALLRTTYYG; encoded by the exons ATGCTGTTCCGCAAACGTAAGCCCAAGGGCGATGATGAAGTGGTCACCTTTGACGAGCTCACCAAGTTCCCGATGACGTTCTACAAGACCATCGGCGAGGACCTGTACTCGGACCGGGATCCCAACGTAGTACGGCGCTATCTGCTGCGATTTTACCTGGTCCTCGGGTTCCTCAACTTCAATGCCTATGTGGTGGGCGAGATCGCCTACTTCATCGTGCACATCATGTCGACGACAACGCTTTTGGAGGCCACTGCGGTGGCCCCTTGCATTGGCTTCAGTTTCATGGCCGACTTCAAGCAATTCGGACTGACGGTGAATAGGAAACGCCTGGTCAAGCTACTGGATGACCTCAAGGAGATGTACCCCGAGGACAAGGAGTCCCAGCGGAGGTATCAGGTGCCGTACTACAGGAAGCACATGAACAGTGTGATGACGCTCTTCACCATCCTCTGCATGACCTACACCTCGTCATTCAGCTTTTATCCGGCCATCAAGTCCACGGTTAAGTACTACCTCATGGGCTCGGAGATTTTCGAACGGAACTACGGCTTTCACATCCTATTTCCCTACGATGCTGAGACGGATCTGACGGTCTACTGGTTTTCCTACTGGGGATTGGCCCACTGCGCCTATGTGGCCGGCGTTTCCTACGTCTGCGTGGATCTGCTGCTCATCACGACCATAACCCAGCTGACCATGCACTTTAACTTCATAGCCAACGACTTGGAGGCCTACGATGGTGGGGAGCATACGGATGAGGAGAATATCAAATATCTCCACGAGTTGGTGGTCTACCACGCCAGAGCTTTGGA CCTCAGCGAGGAGGTAAACAACATATTTAGCTTCCTGATCCTGTGGAACTTTATTGCCGCCTCCTTGGTCATTTGCTTCGCCGGCTTTCAGATAACAGCTTCGAATGTGGAGGACATTGTGCTGTACTTCATCTTCTTTTCGGCCTCGCTAGTGCAAGTCTTTGTGGTCTGTTATTACGGCGATGAAATGATCTCATCT AGCTCGCGGATTGGCCATTCCGCCTTCAACCAGAACTGGCTGCCCTGCAGCACCAAGTACAAACGCATCCTGAAGTTCATCATTGCCCGCAGTCAGAAACCCGCCTCTATAAGGCCGCCCACCTTTCCACCGATATCTTTCAACACCTTCATGAAGGTAATCAGCATGTCGTACCAGTTCTTCGCGCTCCTCCGCACTACGTACTACGGCTAA